From Candidatus Neomarinimicrobiota bacterium, the proteins below share one genomic window:
- a CDS encoding Na+:solute symporter — protein sequence MTLLDAWIIVIYLIGVVLLGIFISKKAGKDLKNYFLSGNRVPWYWLSVSNASSMFDITGTMWVVYVMVVYGMKGILLQWQWPIFNQIFMMVYLAVWIRRSNVLTGAEWMGTRFSRRGGEFARLAVTLFAFISVIGFLTYAFQGIGKFAATFLPWDFSPDTYAILFMSVTAIYVVAGGMYSVVFTDVIQFVLLGAAGIALGVIAMHRIDAGEIARLVPQGWDTLRFGARLGIDWSESLPSAQQRIMTDGWEFFSIILMGLLFKGFLVSSAGPSPGYDMQRVLATRNPRESALMSGMVTVSLIPRWIMIAGISLMAVKFFIPEMLAMGADVDYEQILPFVIRRFLPAGLMGIILAGLLAGFMSTFDSTVNSGAAYLVNDIYKRYINPKASDKKLVLMSYGASLFLVLLGILFGLMAESINEAMMWIVSGLWGGYAAPNMLKWYWWRMNGFGFFWGMVSGMAAALCLPLLIPGLHPLVTFPIVFGLSLAGTIAGSLLTPKEPDEILCDFYRTVRPWGFWKPVKEKVQLETPGLKPSSFRRDMMSICIGIVWQLSLAAVPVYLVMKYWGPMLIWLVVALITTGLLKVVWYDKLEKKSSGT from the coding sequence ATGACTTTACTGGATGCCTGGATCATTGTAATCTATCTGATCGGTGTTGTTTTACTGGGAATTTTTATTTCAAAAAAAGCCGGAAAGGACCTAAAAAACTATTTTCTAAGCGGAAACCGGGTCCCCTGGTATTGGCTCAGTGTCTCCAATGCGTCCTCCATGTTTGACATCACAGGAACCATGTGGGTTGTGTATGTGATGGTTGTGTACGGGATGAAAGGCATCCTTTTGCAGTGGCAGTGGCCTATTTTCAACCAGATTTTCATGATGGTATACCTGGCGGTCTGGATCCGGCGGAGCAATGTCCTGACGGGAGCAGAATGGATGGGTACCCGTTTCAGTCGCCGGGGAGGTGAATTTGCCCGGCTGGCTGTGACGCTTTTTGCCTTCATTTCCGTCATTGGTTTTTTAACGTACGCCTTTCAGGGAATCGGTAAATTTGCCGCAACCTTTCTCCCCTGGGATTTCAGTCCGGATACCTATGCCATCCTCTTTATGAGTGTTACAGCTATATATGTGGTTGCCGGGGGGATGTACAGTGTGGTCTTTACCGATGTGATTCAGTTTGTTCTTCTGGGAGCGGCAGGTATTGCTCTGGGAGTTATCGCCATGCACCGGATTGATGCCGGAGAAATTGCCCGGCTTGTCCCCCAGGGATGGGATACCCTCCGCTTTGGTGCCCGGTTGGGAATAGACTGGAGCGAATCCCTGCCTTCAGCCCAACAGCGAATCATGACGGATGGGTGGGAATTTTTCAGCATCATACTGATGGGACTCCTGTTTAAAGGATTTCTGGTAAGCAGCGCGGGTCCATCTCCAGGATACGACATGCAGCGTGTTCTGGCAACCCGAAATCCCAGGGAAAGTGCCCTCATGAGCGGGATGGTGACGGTTTCACTGATCCCGCGCTGGATTATGATTGCTGGGATTTCCCTGATGGCTGTCAAATTTTTTATTCCCGAAATGCTGGCGATGGGTGCCGATGTGGATTATGAACAAATTTTACCCTTTGTGATCCGTCGTTTTCTTCCGGCAGGACTCATGGGCATTATTCTGGCCGGTCTTCTGGCAGGGTTTATGTCCACCTTTGACAGCACGGTAAACAGCGGTGCTGCCTATCTGGTTAATGATATCTACAAACGTTATATCAATCCTAAAGCTTCTGATAAAAAACTGGTACTCATGTCCTACGGCGCGTCACTCTTTCTGGTACTGCTGGGTATTTTGTTCGGACTCATGGCTGAATCCATCAATGAAGCCATGATGTGGATTGTCTCCGGACTATGGGGTGGGTATGCTGCCCCGAATATGTTGAAATGGTACTGGTGGCGTATGAATGGCTTCGGCTTTTTCTGGGGGATGGTAAGTGGTATGGCCGCCGCCCTGTGCCTGCCTCTCCTGATTCCCGGACTTCATCCACTGGTGACTTTTCCCATTGTTTTCGGACTCTCACTGGCCGGTACGATTGCCGGAAGTCTGCTGACACCAAAAGAACCGGATGAAATTTTGTGCGATTTTTACCGGACAGTGAGACCCTGGGGTTTCTGGAAACCTGTGAAAGAAAAAGTCCAATTGGAAACACCCGGGCTGAAGCCTTCTTCTTTTAGGCGGGATATGATGAGTATCTGTATCGGCATTGTGTGGCAATTAAGCCTTGCGGCCGTGCCTGTTTACCTGGTTATGAAATATTGGGGTCCCATGCTGATATGGCTTGTCGTCGCCTTGATTACAACGGGTCTGCTTAAAGTGGTTTGGTATGATAAGTTGGAAAAAAAATCTTCCGGAACTTAA
- a CDS encoding HD domain-containing protein, whose protein sequence is MKIDIDHLLKDQKELIDCLHLIGEEGRRADLETYIVGGIVRDAFMGRPVTDLDIVVTGNGLDFADRVARALHARPVVKFHPFGTAMIPYKHIQIEIATARKETYRSDSRKPDVVFTDLTEDLRRRDFTINAMAVDIRPDHYGEFKDPFNGIRDLKVEVIRTPLDPEETFFDDPLRMLRAIRFATRFQYRISDDTFNAIKKTAERIQMISMERIRDELLKILMALQPSMGFILMENAGLLPLILPEISGMKGVEEKNGYGHKDVFYHTLKVVDNVCKMTDSMTVRLAALFHDVGKPPTKRFLPNQGWTFHGHEDVGARMFETIGRHLKLPIRQIKEIRKLIRLHLRPIAIAGDEVTDSAVRRLRVEAGDSIHDLLTLCRADITSKNPEKIREYQNNFDEVEKRIQVVEEKDRLRAFQSPVRGQELMEFYLIPPGPLVGKIKSLIENAILDGEIPNEYEAAKAWLVDHKDTVLEKAQKALSGKSNP, encoded by the coding sequence ATGAAAATCGATATCGACCACCTTTTGAAGGATCAGAAAGAACTTATTGACTGTTTACATCTCATCGGCGAAGAAGGCCGGCGGGCAGACCTTGAAACATATATTGTGGGAGGGATTGTCCGGGATGCCTTTATGGGTCGTCCTGTAACCGATCTTGACATTGTGGTGACCGGGAATGGTCTGGATTTTGCTGACCGGGTTGCCCGGGCTCTCCATGCAAGGCCTGTGGTGAAATTCCACCCATTTGGTACAGCCATGATTCCCTATAAACATATTCAGATCGAAATTGCCACTGCCAGAAAAGAGACCTATCGTTCAGACTCCCGAAAACCGGATGTTGTATTCACAGACCTAACGGAAGATCTCCGGCGCCGGGATTTTACCATCAACGCCATGGCTGTAGATATCCGCCCAGATCACTATGGTGAATTTAAAGATCCCTTTAATGGAATTCGGGACCTGAAAGTGGAGGTGATCCGGACTCCTCTTGATCCTGAAGAGACCTTTTTCGACGACCCGTTGCGAATGTTGCGGGCAATCCGTTTTGCCACCCGATTTCAATACCGAATTTCAGATGACACCTTCAATGCCATCAAAAAAACGGCAGAACGCATTCAGATGATCAGCATGGAGCGCATCCGGGATGAGTTGTTAAAAATACTGATGGCGTTGCAGCCATCCATGGGATTTATTCTCATGGAAAATGCGGGCCTGTTGCCGTTGATCCTGCCGGAAATAAGCGGAATGAAGGGTGTGGAAGAAAAAAACGGGTATGGGCATAAGGATGTTTTTTACCATACCCTCAAAGTGGTAGATAACGTATGCAAAATGACCGATAGTATGACGGTCCGCCTTGCGGCACTTTTTCATGATGTAGGCAAACCGCCGACAAAGCGATTTCTTCCCAATCAGGGATGGACCTTTCATGGCCATGAGGATGTGGGAGCCCGAATGTTTGAAACCATCGGGCGGCATTTGAAACTGCCGATCCGACAAATCAAGGAGATCCGGAAGCTGATTCGTCTTCATCTGCGTCCCATTGCCATCGCCGGTGATGAAGTGACCGACAGTGCTGTCCGTCGTTTGCGGGTTGAAGCCGGGGATTCCATCCACGATTTACTGACATTGTGCCGGGCAGACATCACCTCGAAAAACCCGGAAAAGATCCGGGAATATCAGAATAATTTTGATGAGGTGGAAAAAAGGATACAGGTGGTGGAAGAGAAGGACAGGCTGAGAGCATTTCAATCACCGGTGCGGGGGCAGGAGCTCATGGAATTTTATCTTATTCCACCAGGACCCCTGGTAGGAAAAATAAAATCCCTGATTGAAAATGCCATTCTGGACGGAGAAATTCCAAACGAGTATGAAGCCGCAAAAGCCTGGCTTGTCGATCACAAAGATACGGTGTTGGAAAAAGCCCAAAAGGCTCTTTCCGGGAAAAGTAACCCTTAA
- a CDS encoding PBP1A family penicillin-binding protein, whose protein sequence is MLFGLFLLLGGYFYLSRDLPGLEELERFEPELISRVYASDGTILKEFYTQRRVLIPIEEIPTHVVNALLATEDRDFYDHWGMNVKRTVKAFLVGYGGASTITQQLARTLHLNLERTYIRKLKELIIAINIEQTYTKDEILEMYLNSVHFGHGTYGIQAAAKLYFNKDVQNLNLDEGAMLIGLLPAPARFTPIHYPDVAIRRRNLVLRNMVITGKISKWDYANALNQNTSVAPRRESLGIAPYFTEYVRQEISDLGDRYNINIYRDGLEIYTTLDSRMQLIAEEALQNHLRYQQKKLDRRLLADREEMIGLLGISADSVNHLSNDSLFQMLAKRQRVVQGSFFAIDPENGAILAMIGGRDFEESKFNRAVQAERQPGSVFKPFVYTAAVDNGFSPSDQVLNQPVVIIEADGTRWTPTNYNGKTGGLVTMREGIQWSTNLVSIRWAQKVTPAVVRDYARKMGLTTRIDAVESISLGTSPTRLSELVAAYAVFPNQGVWNKPFAITRVLDRNGHEVYHSPRDTREVLSRETAYIMTDLLRTVVDAGTGGSIRWKYQFTGVPAGGKTGTTQNFTDALFVGFTKNLCAGTWVGVDDPRVSLGEGQAGAVAALPIWATFMKKTYDELELPVKDFNMPPGVRSIEICSETKKLPTEYCPTTTEIFNVRYAPKTRCTVHGKNSSRSNRGVDF, encoded by the coding sequence ATGTTGTTCGGCTTGTTTCTCCTTCTGGGGGGATATTTTTACCTGAGTCGGGATTTACCCGGCCTGGAAGAGCTTGAACGTTTTGAACCGGAACTAATTTCCCGGGTATATGCTTCGGACGGAACAATTCTGAAGGAATTTTACACACAGCGCCGGGTACTTATTCCTATTGAAGAAATTCCCACCCACGTTGTAAATGCCCTGTTGGCGACGGAAGACAGGGACTTCTATGATCACTGGGGGATGAACGTAAAACGGACCGTCAAAGCCTTTCTTGTGGGATACGGCGGTGCGTCTACCATCACGCAACAGCTTGCACGGACACTTCACCTGAATCTTGAGCGGACCTATATCCGCAAACTGAAAGAATTGATCATTGCCATCAATATTGAACAGACCTATACAAAAGATGAAATTCTGGAAATGTACCTGAATTCGGTCCACTTTGGTCATGGGACGTATGGCATACAGGCGGCGGCCAAGCTTTACTTCAACAAGGATGTTCAGAATTTAAATCTGGATGAAGGGGCCATGTTGATTGGATTACTTCCTGCCCCTGCCCGCTTTACGCCTATCCATTATCCCGATGTGGCCATTCGGCGGAGAAATCTGGTCCTCCGGAATATGGTTATCACCGGTAAAATCAGCAAATGGGATTATGCCAATGCACTGAATCAAAACACATCAGTGGCACCCCGGCGGGAATCCCTGGGAATTGCCCCGTATTTTACAGAGTATGTTCGGCAGGAAATTTCAGATCTGGGTGATCGCTACAATATCAACATTTACCGGGACGGACTGGAAATATATACAACTCTGGACAGCCGGATGCAGTTGATTGCCGAGGAAGCTCTTCAGAACCATTTGCGTTATCAGCAGAAGAAGCTGGACCGCCGGCTTTTAGCCGACCGTGAGGAGATGATTGGTTTGTTGGGGATTTCCGCCGATAGTGTAAACCATCTCTCCAACGATTCTCTGTTTCAAATGCTCGCCAAACGCCAGCGTGTGGTTCAGGGCAGTTTCTTTGCCATCGATCCGGAAAACGGTGCTATTTTAGCCATGATCGGCGGCCGGGATTTTGAAGAAAGTAAGTTCAACCGCGCCGTACAGGCCGAACGGCAGCCTGGATCTGTTTTTAAACCCTTTGTCTATACAGCTGCTGTGGATAACGGCTTTTCACCGTCAGATCAGGTGTTAAATCAGCCGGTAGTCATTATTGAAGCTGACGGGACCCGGTGGACGCCCACCAACTATAACGGAAAAACCGGTGGACTCGTGACGATGCGAGAGGGTATCCAATGGTCTACGAATCTTGTATCAATCCGATGGGCTCAAAAGGTGACACCTGCCGTCGTCAGGGATTATGCCCGGAAAATGGGACTCACGACCCGTATTGATGCGGTTGAATCCATTTCTTTGGGAACATCTCCTACGCGCTTATCTGAACTGGTGGCTGCTTATGCCGTATTTCCCAACCAGGGTGTATGGAATAAACCTTTTGCCATCACCCGCGTCCTGGATCGAAACGGACACGAAGTGTACCACAGTCCCCGGGATACCCGGGAGGTCCTGAGCCGCGAGACAGCTTACATCATGACTGACCTGCTGCGTACTGTTGTAGATGCCGGTACAGGTGGCAGTATCCGGTGGAAATACCAGTTTACCGGTGTACCCGCCGGAGGAAAGACCGGAACAACACAAAATTTTACCGATGCTCTTTTTGTGGGATTTACAAAGAATCTATGTGCCGGGACCTGGGTGGGCGTGGATGATCCCCGGGTCTCTTTAGGCGAAGGTCAGGCCGGGGCTGTGGCTGCCCTGCCGATATGGGCCACTTTTATGAAAAAAACATACGATGAACTGGAACTGCCCGTGAAGGATTTTAACATGCCTCCCGGCGTTCGTTCCATTGAAATCTGCTCTGAAACAAAAAAACTTCCAACTGAATATTGCCCCACAACCACCGAAATTTTCAATGTGCGCTATGCGCCTAAAACACGCTGTACCGTCCATGGGAAAAACAGCTCCCGTTCAAACCGGGGTGTGGATTTTTAA
- a CDS encoding carbohydrate-binding family 9-like protein: MNSKPILTVPFKHISNPGDLLDPLNWENILPVTLREIRPESSDHIPHVKIRLFRDHQALYGKFSVDDRYVRCVQDGYQAKVSKDSCVEFFLKPAVSKGYFNFEFSCGGNLLCYYIRNPQKKDGKRIDYDILSREELDMVHRQSTLPSLVPEEITTPLFWELAFMIPFDLIQRYTPLPQDTFTQIWKANFYKCGDETSHPHWISWTHLPEKNFHRPDAFGLLQFEKP, translated from the coding sequence ATGAATTCCAAACCGATCCTCACAGTCCCCTTCAAACACATCAGTAATCCGGGCGATCTGTTGGATCCCCTGAACTGGGAAAATATATTACCGGTGACACTCCGGGAGATCCGCCCCGAAAGCAGTGATCACATCCCTCATGTAAAAATCCGCCTGTTCAGGGATCACCAGGCGTTATATGGAAAATTTTCTGTCGACGACCGCTATGTCCGCTGTGTACAGGATGGTTACCAGGCAAAAGTCAGCAAGGACAGCTGTGTGGAATTTTTCCTGAAACCTGCTGTGTCAAAAGGATATTTTAATTTTGAATTTAGTTGCGGCGGGAATCTGCTCTGTTACTATATCCGGAATCCACAAAAAAAAGACGGAAAACGTATCGATTACGACATCCTCTCACGGGAAGAGCTGGACATGGTACATCGGCAAAGTACTCTTCCTTCCCTTGTTCCCGAGGAAATCACAACACCCCTTTTTTGGGAACTTGCTTTTATGATTCCATTTGATCTGATTCAACGGTACACACCTTTGCCACAGGATACATTCACACAAATCTGGAAGGCCAATTTTTATAAATGCGGGGATGAAACATCCCATCCCCATTGGATTAGTTGGACACATTTACCGGAGAAAAACTTTCACAGGCCTGATGCCTTCGGTCTTTTACAATTCGAAAAACCTTAA
- a CDS encoding replication-associated recombination protein A, translating to MMAEETLFSQNQRVLPPLAVRMRPARFTDLVGQAHLTGEGKILNRLFRNREIIPLILWGPPGTGKTTLARLMAGLAGAEFHEISAVTAGVKDVRDLIRSGETNMSMGKKTVLFIDEIHRFNKAQQDALLHAVENGSLVLIGATTENPSFEVISPLLSRMKVLKLQPLSSEELETLLSRALTSDIILSKYSLELSRENKDFLLRNAGGDARKMLNTLELCFKMTLSRQSGAKKLTISREDIENALQEKNLLYDKTGDYHYDTISAFIKSVRGSDPDAAVYWLAVMLEGGEDPLFIARRLIILASEDIGNSEPLGLTTAVSGFQAVHAIGMPEAAIILAQVTTFLASAPKSNAAYLSIKKSQDFVRETGFQNVPLHLRNAPTSLMKEMDYAKNYQYPHDTGGFARQNYLPDQHAGLPVYNPTENGYEKYIRQRLKHLWPDRFDSDK from the coding sequence ATGATGGCCGAAGAGACACTTTTTTCACAAAATCAGCGTGTACTACCCCCTTTAGCCGTCCGGATGCGTCCTGCCCGTTTTACCGATCTGGTGGGACAAGCTCATCTCACCGGCGAGGGGAAAATCCTGAACAGGCTTTTCAGGAACCGGGAGATTATTCCCCTGATTTTATGGGGTCCCCCTGGGACGGGAAAAACCACCCTGGCCCGTTTGATGGCAGGTCTCGCCGGGGCGGAGTTTCATGAAATCAGTGCCGTCACCGCCGGCGTAAAAGATGTCCGGGACCTGATCAGAAGCGGCGAGACCAACATGAGCATGGGAAAAAAAACGGTCCTTTTCATCGATGAAATTCACCGCTTCAATAAAGCCCAGCAGGATGCCCTGCTCCATGCTGTTGAAAACGGGAGCCTGGTACTGATCGGTGCCACAACGGAAAATCCCTCCTTTGAAGTTATCTCGCCCCTCCTTTCCCGAATGAAAGTCCTCAAACTGCAACCTCTCTCATCTGAAGAGCTGGAAACTCTTTTAAGCAGAGCTCTGACTTCAGATATTATCCTTTCGAAGTATTCCCTGGAACTGAGTCGTGAAAACAAAGACTTCCTGCTTCGCAATGCAGGGGGCGATGCCCGAAAGATGCTGAATACTTTGGAACTCTGTTTCAAAATGACCCTTTCACGGCAAAGCGGAGCCAAAAAACTCACCATATCCCGTGAGGATATTGAAAATGCCCTTCAGGAAAAAAACCTGCTGTACGATAAAACAGGCGATTATCATTACGATACTATTTCAGCCTTTATTAAAAGCGTCCGGGGCAGCGACCCCGATGCGGCGGTCTACTGGCTGGCTGTGATGCTGGAAGGCGGTGAAGATCCCCTTTTTATTGCCCGGCGCCTGATTATCCTGGCATCGGAAGATATCGGCAATTCGGAACCCCTGGGACTCACGACGGCTGTCAGCGGTTTTCAGGCGGTCCATGCCATTGGAATGCCGGAAGCTGCCATCATCCTGGCCCAGGTGACAACCTTTCTCGCCTCTGCTCCCAAAAGCAATGCTGCCTATCTGAGTATTAAAAAATCACAGGATTTTGTCCGGGAAACCGGTTTTCAAAATGTCCCCCTCCATTTGCGCAATGCCCCCACATCCCTCATGAAAGAAATGGATTATGCCAAAAATTACCAGTATCCCCACGATACCGGGGGATTTGCCAGGCAAAATTATCTTCCGGATCAGCATGCCGGGTTACCTGTCTATAATCCTACAGAAAACGGATATGAGAAATATATCCGGCAACGACTGAAACATTTGTGGCCTGATCGTTTTGATTCCGATAAGTAA
- a CDS encoding rod shape-determining protein yields MKFSFFKWLSSDIAIDLGTANTLIYVRGEGIVVNEPSIVAKSTINNKVIAVGDDAKEMMGRTHPNIEVVRPMKDGVIANFEMTDAMLQGFIKKINISRFARPRIVICVPSGITEVEKRAVKESGERANAREIYLIEEPVAAAVGIGIDISKPVGNMIVDIGGGTTEIAIIALNGVVTKESLRVAGDEMNEAIIQYFRKEHNLLIGERTAEQIKLNIGSATKVEDKTMSVKGRNFVVGIPRTIDVTSEQIRECLRETVDVMISGIKRTLENTPPELSSDILDRGIILTGGGALLKGLDERIRLETELPVHVAEEPLLSVAMGTGKVLEDVGKYREILM; encoded by the coding sequence ATGAAATTCTCGTTTTTCAAATGGTTATCCAGCGATATTGCCATTGATCTGGGAACGGCCAACACATTGATCTATGTCCGTGGGGAAGGCATTGTTGTCAATGAACCGTCTATTGTTGCCAAGTCAACGATCAACAATAAAGTAATTGCCGTCGGTGATGATGCAAAGGAAATGATGGGACGTACCCATCCAAATATTGAAGTTGTGCGCCCCATGAAAGATGGAGTGATTGCCAACTTTGAAATGACCGATGCCATGCTTCAGGGTTTCATCAAAAAGATTAACATCTCCCGGTTTGCGCGTCCCCGCATCGTGATCTGTGTCCCCTCGGGAATCACTGAGGTGGAAAAACGGGCGGTGAAAGAGAGCGGTGAACGGGCAAATGCCCGGGAAATTTATCTGATAGAAGAACCGGTTGCAGCTGCTGTGGGTATCGGCATTGATATTTCCAAACCAGTGGGTAACATGATTGTGGATATCGGGGGAGGAACCACGGAAATTGCCATCATTGCCCTGAACGGTGTGGTTACCAAAGAGAGTCTGCGGGTTGCCGGAGACGAGATGAATGAAGCCATTATTCAATACTTTAGAAAAGAACACAATCTGCTGATTGGTGAACGAACGGCTGAACAAATTAAACTGAATATTGGGTCTGCAACAAAAGTGGAAGATAAAACCATGTCCGTCAAGGGACGGAATTTTGTGGTGGGTATTCCACGGACCATCGATGTGACATCAGAACAGATCCGTGAGTGCCTGCGGGAAACGGTGGATGTGATGATCAGTGGTATCAAACGAACCCTGGAAAATACACCTCCTGAACTCTCATCCGATATTCTGGACCGGGGAATTATCCTGACAGGGGGTGGTGCGCTTTTAAAGGGTCTGGATGAGCGTATCCGGCTGGAAACAGAGTTACCAGTCCATGTTGCGGAAGAACCCCTCCTCTCTGTTGCCATGGGAACAGGTAAAGTGCTGGAGGATGTCGGTAAATATAGAGAAATACTGATGTAA
- the mreC gene encoding rod shape-determining protein MreC, with product MLKRIIDFFLNRRFQISTTVLLFVSFIIFTKTSHPAIRHLEIWAGDVLAPVKEPVVWFRDLMETRKTNEILSRRLIHLSQEASRFASLADENQRLRRMLDFKERSEYNLLSALVLSEGIHKSVNSLLLNRGKKDSVQVNDPIMNVDGVIGKIFYTGESTSLAQLLIDPNSRLSVRIEPSGAKGILQWYGGNRFLIADIPNTMSVQPGNLVVTSGMSDIYPGDLPVGVIRELSPAPDGFTHIVYGDFLVNFNQIREVFIILE from the coding sequence ATGCTGAAAAGAATCATAGATTTCTTTTTAAACAGACGATTCCAGATTTCTACTACAGTCCTTTTATTCGTGTCATTTATTATCTTTACCAAAACATCCCATCCGGCAATCCGTCATCTGGAAATATGGGCCGGAGATGTGCTTGCACCGGTGAAAGAGCCCGTGGTCTGGTTCAGAGACCTGATGGAAACCCGCAAAACCAATGAGATTCTCAGCCGGCGTTTGATTCATCTAAGCCAGGAAGCCTCCCGTTTTGCTTCTCTGGCCGATGAGAATCAGCGATTGAGACGCATGCTGGATTTTAAAGAGCGGTCCGAATACAACCTGCTCTCAGCTCTGGTTTTATCAGAGGGAATCCATAAAAGTGTTAATAGTCTCTTATTAAATCGGGGAAAAAAAGACAGTGTTCAGGTGAATGACCCCATCATGAATGTGGATGGTGTCATCGGTAAAATATTTTACACGGGAGAATCCACATCCCTGGCCCAGCTCCTTATCGATCCCAATTCACGCCTGAGTGTTCGCATTGAACCCTCCGGTGCTAAAGGAATCCTCCAGTGGTATGGAGGCAACCGCTTCCTTATTGCTGATATTCCCAATACCATGTCCGTCCAACCGGGCAATCTTGTGGTCACATCAGGAATGTCTGATATTTATCCAGGCGATTTACCTGTCGGGGTTATTCGTGAATTATCCCCGGCACCCGATGGCTTTACCCATATTGTCTATGGAGATTTTCTGGTCAACTTTAACCAAATTCGTGAGGTTTTTATTATTCTGGAATGA